DNA from Candidatus Methylomirabilota bacterium:
GGGGCGCCGGCGTCGCGCTGGGCGGCAGCGGACAGAATCTGGCGGTGCGGCTCGAGCGCAATCGCATCGCGGGCAACGGCGGGCCCGGCTGCGACGGCGGCGTCACGATCGCCGGCGGCAACGTGGGCACGCTGATCGTCAACAACGTCATCGTCGGCAACGGCCGCAACGGCATCGTGACGACCGATCCGAACGGCGGCCTGCACGTGGTCGCGCAGAACACGATCCACGGTAACGGCTGGAACGGAGTGAGCGTGAGCCGGACTCACGCGCTGCTCCTGGTCAACAACGCGATCACCGGCAACGGCGTGCAGTCGGGCTCCACCGGCGGCCGCGCGGGCCTCTGGCGGGAGCCGGCGGCGGGCGCGCTGCCCGCGGCCATCGGGCTGCGCAACAACCTGGTCTGCGGCAACCGACTGGGAGAAATCGTCGGCGCCGTGCTCGACGCCACCGACGGTGGCAACCTGACGCCCACCGGCGCGGAGGGTGCCGGGGTCGGATCGAGCCTCGGCTGCGACGACGCGGTCACCGTGTATCGCGAGCTCCTCGCCGGGAATCCGCCGAACCTGCTGGACGCGGATCCCTCGCCGGCCGCGGCGTCTCCGCTGGTCGACCGGGGGGCGGATCCGCGGACGGTGCTGACGCCCGATCTCAACACGCGCCTGGAGGCCGATTACTTCGCCGAAGGCGCCCGGCCGGCGGCCGCCGCGCCGGGCGGCGCGGCGCGATTCGACATCGGTGCGGTCGAGCTGCGGCCGAGCGCCGAGCCGCCGGTCGTGCTGTTCGCGGCGCCCCTGCAGAACGCCCACGTGCGCGGGGTGGTCGAGGTGCAGGCGCAGGCCACCGCGGCCGGCGGCGTGGTGGCCGTGGCGCTGCGCGCCGACAGCCAGCCGCTGTCCGTGAGCTTGGCGCCCGGTCCGCCGGCGAGCGCGGTCACCGCGACCGCCAGCTGGAGCACCACCTCGGTCGCCGACGGCGTGCATACGCTGGCTGCGACCGCCACGAACGGCGCGCAGATGACGGGCACCGCCAGCCGCACCGTCATCGTGGACAACACGCCGCCGGACACGCAGATCACCGGCGGGCCGAACGAAACGATCGCGGCCACCAGCGCGACGTTCACCTTCGGCGGCGCCGACAACCTTTCGCCGGCCAGCGGGCTGGTGTTCGCGTGGAGCCTGGACGGCGGGCCCTTCGGCGGGTTCACCGGGTCGCCGACGGCGACGCTGTCGGGGTTGACGCCGGGCGCGCACGGCTTCGCGGTCAAGGCGCGCGATCTGGCGGGCAACGAGGACCAGACGCCGGCCCAGCGGAGCTTCACGGTGTCGACGCAGCAGGTGACGATCACCGAGCCCATCGGCGGCGCCACGGTTCCTTCGGGCGCGCTGCTGGTTCGTGGTACGGTCGTGTCCGGTGGGGCCGAGATCGGCGTCACCGTCAATGGAGTCGTGGCGGCCGTCCAGGGTGGCACCTTCGCCGCGATGGTGCCGGTGGCACCGCCGTCGGCCGCTCTCACCGCCGTCGCCACGGGCCCGACGGGCAACACCGTGACCCACACCGTGATGGTCAGCGTTGCCGACCAGGGAGAGAGCGGGCTCACCCTGCGGGCGCACCCCGGCACCGGGGCCGCGCCGCTGAGCGCGTCGTTCTCCATCGTGGGTGGGCCGGCGCCGTCCCGCATCGAGCTGGACCTCGATGGCAACGGCCAGGCCGACTTCATCGGGCCCAGCCTGGACGGCCAGCGCTTCACCTACTCCGTGCCGGGCGTGTACGTGCCGCGCGTTCGCGTGATCGATGCGCAGGGCGCGGTGTCCACGGCGAGCGCGGTCGTGGAGGTGCTTGACCGGGCCGCCATCGACGCGCGGCTCCAGGCTCGCTGGAGTTCGCTGCGGGATGCGCTCAGCCGGAGCGACGTCCCGGGCGCCGTTGCGCTGTTCGCCACCGCCTCCCGGGAGGCCTACCAGGACCAGCTCACGGCGCTGGCGGGCGTCGGGGCGCTCGGTCAGATCGCGGCGGACCTGAGCACGATCACGCCGGTCCGGGTGCTGGACCGAGCCGCCGAGTACGAGCTGCGCGCCGTGCAGCGCGGGACCGCGTATTCCTTCCAGGTGCTGTTCGTGATCGACACCGACGGGGTATGGCGACTGCGCGGCTTCTGATCGGACCTCGCCTCGGTTTCGGCATGCTCGCGCTGCTCGCGCTGCTGGCGGGCGGTCCTGGCGTGCGGGCCGACGAGGACACGCCGCTGCGAGTGGCGACGACTCCGTATCGGGGCACGGTGGTCGACGGCAAGACCGGCCAGCCGATCCCCTCGGTGGCGGTCGTCATCCTGTGGCAGCGCTTCGACGACCAGATCCAGGGACTGCGCCGCCTGGTCGCCGCTCGCGAGGTCTTCACCAACGAGCTTGGCGAGTTCACGCACGCGGTGGCGGCGGTCGAGCGCCAGCTCCCGGCGCGCACCCTGGCGCCGCGCATCGTCATGTTCCGTCCGGGCTACGCGCCGCTGCCCGACACGCCGCAGCTCTTTCCCCCGGGGGTGGCGGCCGGCCGCTTCGCCGGCGCAGGCGCCGAGGTGCGTCTCGAACCGGTCAGCGCCTATGAAGACCGCAGCGAGGCCTTCAACACGTTCGTCGGGATGCTGAGCGCCGCGCAGCTCTTCCCGCCGACCGAGCTCCCGGAGACGTCGGAGCTGATCCGCTACGAGCTGCAGAGCCTGGGCGTGAAGCCGGCGCGCCCGGTTTCGCCAGGAGGCGGCCGATGAGGCGCTGGGCGCCGGTGCTCGCGATTTGGTGCGTGCTCGCGATGGCAGTCGCGGCAGCCGCTCAATCGAACGAACCGTGGGAGCGCTATCTCCAGGGACCGCGCGGTCCCTACCGGGGCAAAGTCATCGACGCGGAGACACGAGCGCCGCTCGTGGGAGCGGTCGTAGTGGCCCGCTGGTCTCGGGATCGGGTCGGTCCGTTCCACTCCGTAATGGAGCACTACGCAGTGCGAGAAGTTTTGACCGACACTGAAGGAGTGTTCGTGATTGATGCGAAGGCGATTGAGGAGCGCGCTCCGAGACGCACGTGG
Protein-coding regions in this window:
- a CDS encoding right-handed parallel beta-helix repeat-containing protein, with product MGATFHSSVLILGVILVCAFGALADAPIAEGTTIRHVNRTDTSCGGRSPCYGSIQAAVNAAQAGDTIQIQPGAYVEQVSISGKNQSAKTEASRIVIQADPSASVGSVVLHGPVQQCAQGHAIRIQQSRFVTIRGLTITGAGGAGVALGGSGQNLAVRLERNRIAGNGGPGCDGGVTIAGGNVGTLIVNNVIVGNGRNGIVTTDPNGGLHVVAQNTIHGNGWNGVSVSRTHALLLVNNAITGNGVQSGSTGGRAGLWREPAAGALPAAIGLRNNLVCGNRLGEIVGAVLDATDGGNLTPTGAEGAGVGSSLGCDDAVTVYRELLAGNPPNLLDADPSPAAASPLVDRGADPRTVLTPDLNTRLEADYFAEGARPAAAAPGGAARFDIGAVELRPSAEPPVVLFAAPLQNAHVRGVVEVQAQATAAGGVVAVALRADSQPLSVSLAPGPPASAVTATASWSTTSVADGVHTLAATATNGAQMTGTASRTVIVDNTPPDTQITGGPNETIAATSATFTFGGADNLSPASGLVFAWSLDGGPFGGFTGSPTATLSGLTPGAHGFAVKARDLAGNEDQTPAQRSFTVSTQQVTITEPIGGATVPSGALLVRGTVVSGGAEIGVTVNGVVAAVQGGTFAAMVPVAPPSAALTAVATGPTGNTVTHTVMVSVADQGESGLTLRAHPGTGAAPLSASFSIVGGPAPSRIELDLDGNGQADFIGPSLDGQRFTYSVPGVYVPRVRVIDAQGAVSTASAVVEVLDRAAIDARLQARWSSLRDALSRSDVPGAVALFATASREAYQDQLTALAGVGALGQIAADLSTITPVRVLDRAAEYELRAVQRGTAYSFQVLFVIDTDGVWRLRGF